GAGTCGATCTAGCCTGCTCGATTTCAGAGATCAAGTGATCAATATGACCAAGATcatcaacagaagaaaatgtTGTGTTCAGAAACCTTTGTATTGTGGAATCCGAACCATCGTGAGACATGTTGACTTCAAATAAAGAGTCTAAGAAACAAcaccaaaaaaaaagtagtTCACCACATAAGACTTTCTTAAGTACACGCGATCGATGTCTGGAAAATTTCTAAATTGGTTCAGTCACTTAAATAAGGAATTTATATAAAATAGGATTTGGTTCAAGCAGAAACAACAGTTTGATCATTTTCAGCCTCTGGATCTCTTGCGGACAAGTTCACAGTAAatgtcttttctttaggGTCAATATTAATTTTCAAGTGACTGGAAGGACCAGTCTTTTTGAATGATTTCATTGGAACAAATCCCCATTTCTTAAGCATGTTAATATCTTCGTCCCAACCGGTACACATGGTGGTTAGCATCTTTTCACCAGTGAAAATAGCATTAACTCCTGCCATAAAACATAAAAGCTGTTCAGATTCTCTCATAGTGTAACGACCAGCAGCCAATCTGATAATCGCTTTAGGCATAAGTAGTCTAGCAGTAGAAATAGTCTTTAGAATAGACTCGGTGGTGAGTTTTCTATCCTTGTACTTCgttttcaactcctccGCCATTGGTGTACCATTAATAGCAATTAATCGGTTTATTGGTAACGATTCTGGATGCCTATCCATGGTAGCCAAAGTGtgcaagaaagaaacatGGTCTTCATCAGTTTCTCCAAGTCCCAAAATACCGCCAGTACATGCACCAATATGGGCATCCTGGACTTTTTTAATGGTTTTTAAACGATCATCGAAAGTTCTGGTAGAAATAATATCCTTGTAATGTTCTCTGGAAGTATCGATATTATGATTATAGGCAGTGAgtcctgcttctttcaaaatctggGCCTGGCCATCGTCTAACATTCCCAAAGTAACGCAGGTCTCCATTTCTAGTTCGTCGTtaattttcttcaccatggcaccaattttcttcatggCCGATTTCCTGCCGTGCATGTCTCTCCAAGCAGAACCCATGCAAA
This region of Brettanomyces nanus chromosome 2, complete sequence genomic DNA includes:
- the BIO2 gene encoding biotin synthase, with the translated sequence MLNAIVSKRYFSSISSVLRSTEIRLAKQPANATFNLKKSLDPIELALTADKPIHSWTKEQIREIYNTPLNDLLFCAQLVHRKFHNPSQIQLCTLMSIKTGGCTEDCKYCAQSSRNNTGLKAEKLVDLDTVFEKAKEAKSRGSTRFCMGSAWRDMHGRKSAMKKIGAMVKKINDELEMETCVTLGMLDDGQAQILKEAGLTAYNHNIDTSREHYKDIISTRTFDDRLKTIKKVQDAHIGACTGGILGLGETDEDHVSFLHTLATMDRHPESLPINRLIAINGTPMAEELKTKYKDRKLTTESILKTISTARLLMPKAIIRLAAGRYTMRESEQLLCFMAGVNAIFTGEKMLTTMCTGWDEDINMLKKWGFVPMKSFKKTGPSSHLKINIDPKEKTFTVNLSARDPEAENDQTVVSA